Proteins encoded within one genomic window of Brassica rapa cultivar Chiifu-401-42 chromosome A09, CAAS_Brap_v3.01, whole genome shotgun sequence:
- the LOC117127691 gene encoding uncharacterized protein LOC117127691, producing MAQEDYNLDMNTESVELTYSLQQMAPDLPPIHVTSDRQVRNLLEITKTHEGDEAEEGHEAEVGDKAEDHDGEEDADIPVVADAEDYSEYGKVKDEDEEEDDEIYRIYVNQSFASKDAVLSELRLTAVRRRFSFRIFKSTKTLFVATCRVSGCQWKVRASVKHGTKTFWVTKYLATHTCSIPDRIAQRKCCTPKYIGRLFIDRVGIIDGLNPQHIKDAMKNMFGMTFDYTTSYRALLYAQEMVRGSAEEGLIRGFKYQRRVIVVDGTHLSGKYGGTMLVAAAQDGNFQIYPLAFGIVDGENDESWEWFFTKLASCVSDEYPLVIVSDRHASIINACEKVFPWATRGICYYHLQENIVKKYKGKHLLYLVKGAAYAHTLYDFDRYMDEIRSANPDLAEYLEEADVTLWSRVHCQGDRYNLKTSNIAESINSALKRARGFPIQFLLEFIREKLGRWYWKRRGDALSLTTQHSRGVEHLLAVREENAYTLRVQQIDGWKFFVKGGNRDCNVDLELQKCDCGVYQVEKIPCSHAIAAGTAAGVHISTLVWPVYSKDTLFAGYSENIYPCVGQLVEARTCFPPEVKRGPGRQKKSRWQSWLELSRMRGRKPRKQHRVYRCSVCKETGHKRPQCKN from the exons ATGGCTCAAGAAGATTATAACCTGGACATGAACACAGAGTCTGTGGAGCTAACCTACTCATTACAACAGATGGCTCCAGACCTTCCTCCTATTCATGTTACAAGTGATAGACAAGTTCGAAACTTGCTCGAGATAACTAAAACGCATGAA ggggatgaagctgaggaggggcATGAAGCTGAAGTGGGGGATAAAGCTGAGGATCATGATGGGGAGGAGGATGCTGACATCCCTGTTGTTGCTGATGCTGAGGATTATAGTGAGTATGGAAAGGTTaaagatgaggatgaggaagaagatgatgaaatct ACAGAATCTATGTCAACCAGAGTTTTGCTAGTAAGGATGCAGTGCTTTCAGAGTTGCGGTTGACAGCGGTGAGGCGTAGGTTCTCCTTCAGAATATTCAAGTCAACGAAAACTCTGTTTGTGGCAACATGTCGTGTTAGTGGTTGTCAATGGAAGGTCCGAGCAAGTGTGAAACATGGGACTAAAACGTTTTGGGTAACCAAGTATTTGGCAACTCATACATGTTCCATCCCAGACAGAATCGCTCAGCGGAAATGTTGTACTCCGAAGTACATTGGTCGACTTTTCATAGATCGAGTTGGAATCATTGATGGGTTGAATCCGCAGCATATCAAAGATGCAATGAAGAACATGTTTGGCATGACCTTTGATTACACCACTTCATACAGAGCATTGTTATATGCGCAAGAAATGGTGAGAGGATCAGCGGAAGAAGG CTTGATCAGAGGATTTAAGTATCAGAGAAGGGTCATTGTGGTAGATGGGACTCACCTAAGTGGGAAGTATGGGGGTACTATGTTGGTTGCAGCCGCACAAGACGGTAATTTTCAGATATATCCATTGGCTTTTGGGATCGTAGATGGTGAGAATGATGAATCTTGGGAATGGTTTTTCACAAAATTGGCGAGCTGTGTATCTGATGAGTATCCTCTGGTGATAGTCTCCGACAGGCACGCCTCCATTATAAATGCGTGTGAAAAGGTGTTTCCTTGGGCAACCCGAGGAATATGTTATTATCACCTTCAAGAGAATATTGTCAAAAAGTATAAAGGGAAGCATCTCTTGTACTTGGTGAAAGGTGCTGCTTATGCTCATACACTTTACGATTTTGATCGGTACATGGATGAGATACGGAGTGCAAATCCGGATCTTGCTGAGTATCTAGAGGAAGCCGATGTGACCCTATGGTCTAGGGTTCATTGTCAGGGAGACAGGTACAACTTAAAAACGAGCAATATCGCTGAATCAATTAACTCCGCACTGAAGCGAGCAAGAGGATTTCCTATTCAGTTCCTGCTGGAGTTCATAAGGGAGAAGCTAGGAAGGTGGTACTGGAAAAGGAGAGGAGATGCTTTGAGTCTTACAACTCAACATAGTCGGGGTGTTGAACACTTGCTTGCTGTCCGAGAGGAGAACGCGTATACTCTGAGAGTCCAACAAATTGATGGATGGAAGTTCTTTGTGAAAGGTGGCAATAGGGACTGTAATGTTGATCTGGAACTTCAAAAGTGTGATTGTGGTGTCTATCAAGTCGAGAAAATACCTTGCTCTCATGCTATAGCAGCTGGAACAGCAGCTGGTGTGCATATCTCCACACTTGTGTGGCCGGTCTACTCAAAGGATACTTTGTTTGCAGGATACTCAGAGAATATATATCCTTGTGTTGGACAACTTGTTGAGGCACGCACATGCTTTCCTCCGGAAGTAAAGCGTGGTCCGGGGAGACAGAAGAAATCAAGATGGCAATCTTGGTTGGAGCTATCCAGGATGAGAGGACGCAAACCCCGGAAGCAACACAGGGTTTATAGGTGCTCAGTCTGCAAAGAAACTGGCCATAAGCGTCCACAATGTAAGAACTGA
- the LOC117128371 gene encoding uncharacterized protein LOC117128371 encodes MDLPEFLPRMFTLGEEPDAIRSISYHSDDTKLFKALCDCLTADEYEDLKASKLGVFIKFKELDFGWTSRLVHFMLSFQLDIKKKFELWSLVVSQPVRFSLIEFEHLTGLNCDYIKDLENPRCEVTTEMATFWEKMRVDIDTGPSIEQITEAFYNCDEWSRDDRMRLRYLAIYAGYIEGKKFSSATSASLARLVMDLEKFENYPWGRVAFKVLMDSLKAKDLTQTGYTVDGFIQVLQVWAYYALPELSANYGSPIPNRPSPLLLAYKGGKRQRNFFKAAINKQTIVKNFVQKAFDEMFPKWDGDVDDPAADNIIKVMFNDPGWEWTMECWPVTGTRKVVKMEVSPVKNEVSPVKSESVVKEESSKPRKKARKRSSVSAETPAAGSEGMTHQQIEKSLKDISDAINLGFGTCFKELKLLADRMVAVEKKVGITNIGGSSDDRQLTTTSNPPKPVEEPRVSTKTSPKIAEKRVTRQSVRKSQD; translated from the exons ATGGATTTACCAGAATTCCTGCCGAGGATGTTTACATTAGGAGAAGAGCCTGATGCAATCAGGAGCATTTCGTATCATTCTGATGACACGAAGTTGTTTAAAGCTCTATGTGATTGTCTCACAGCTGACGAATATGAGGATCTGAAGGCGTCGAAGTTAGGAGTGTTCATCAAATTCAAGGAGCTTGACTTTGGTTGGACTTCAAGGCTGGTACATTTTATGCTCTCTTTCCAGCTAGACATCAAGAAGAAGTTTGAGCTCTGGAGTCTTGTCGTTTCACAACCTGTGAGGTTTTCACTGATAGAGTTTGAACACCTCACTGGGCTGAACTGCGATTACATCAAGGACCTGGAAAATCCAAGGTGTGAGGTTACGACGGAGATGGCTACTTTCTGGGAGAAGATGCGTGTTGATATCGATACTGGGCCAAGTATTGAACAGATAACAGAAGCATTTTACAACTGCGACGAGTGGTCTCGGGATGATCGCATGCGGCTGAGATACCTTGCCATCTACGCAGGGTACATCGAAGGGAAAAAGTTCTCATCCGCTACATCAGCTAGTCTTGCAAGGCTAGTGATGGATTTAGAAAAATTTGAGAATTATCCATGGGGGAGAGTGGCGTTTAAGGTGCTGATGGATTCTCTGAAGGCAAAAGACTTGACGCAAACTGGTTACACTGTTGATGGGTTCATACAAGTGCTCCAAGTGTGGGCGTACTATGCTCTGCCAGAATTGAGTGCTAATTATGGGTCTCCCATACCAAACAGACCGTCTCCACTGTTGCTGGCTTACAAGGGTGGCAAAAGACAACGCAATTTTTTTAAGGCTGCTATCAATAAACAG ACTATCGTGAAGAACTTCGTTCAGAAGGCTTTTGATGAAATGTTTCCAAAATGGGACGGAGACGTAGATGACCCTGCCGCGGATAACATAATTAAAGTCATGTTTAATGATCCTGGATGGGAGTGGACCATGGAATGCTGGCCAGTCACCGGTACTCGCAAGGTTGTGAAGATGGAAGTGAGTCCAGTGAAGAATGAAGTGAGTCCCGTGAAGTCAGAGAGTGTTGTGAAGGAAGAAAGTAGCAAACCTCGGAAGAAAGCTCGTAAAAGGTCTTCTGTTTCTGCTGAGACACCTGCGGCGGGTAGTGAAGGGATGACGCATCAGCAGATTGAAAAGTCCTTGAAGGACATATCTGATGCCATTAATCTTGGCTTTGGGACGTGCTTTAAGGAGCTCAAGTTACTGGCGGATAGGATGGTAGCTGTGGAGAAGAAGGTGGGAATCACCAACATAGGGGGTTCATCTGATGATCGTCAACTTACAACCACTTCAAATCCACCAAAACCTGTTGAAGAACCCAGGGTTAGTACCAAAACCTCTCCCAAAATTGCAGAGAAGAGAGTCACTAGGCAAAGTGTTAGGAAGAGTCAGGACTGA
- the LOC117127692 gene encoding uncharacterized protein LOC117127692, protein MDAFINLLRQQYQNHPEHFRSVRMCFLDHVFSRQWRASYPDFKSDAPDANGLGRRLPGGAWNYHAGLIPSFCQSKKVWGVDVDDIYAPVNFKNQHWIAIWISIPKRHIVVWDSIVSHISPKELDEVMEHFVTMVPYLLVECALSDEQKVQYTLEPYTYARQTVGVPQCRAGDCGTFTLKYIECHALGIEFPTAFDKKHGKTIREKMALDIFRELLMCHEWENQDNDENLATYD, encoded by the coding sequence ATGGATGCTTTTATTAATCTACTGAGGCAACAGTACCAAAACCATCCAGAACATTTCAGGAGCGTCAGAATGTGCTTTCTTGATCATGTATTTTCTCGGCAGTGGAGGGCCTCCTACCCTGATTTTAAGAGCGACGCTCCTGACGCCAACGGTTTAGGAAGAAGACTCCCTGGTGGGGCGTGGAATTATCATGCAGGCTTGATACCTTCTTTTTGCCAATCTAAGAAGGTTTGGGGGGTGGATGTAGATGATATCTATGCACCTGTGAACTTCAAAAACCAGCATTGGATTGCTATATGGATATCGATCCCTAAGAGGCACATCGTCGTCTGGGACAGCATTGTCTCTCATATTAGCCCTAAAGAACTCGATGAGGTAATGGAGCATTTTGTCACAATGGTCCCTTATCTGCTTGTTGAGTGCGCGCTCTCTGACGAACAAAAGGTTCAATACACATTGGAGCCATACACATATGCGAGACAAACCGTTGGAGTACCTCAGTGCCGAGCTGGTGATTGTGGCACCTTCACTCTGAAGTACATCGAATGTCATGCTCTTGGGATAGAATTTCCCACCGCGTTTGACAAAAAACACGGGAAGACCATCAGGGAGAAGATGGCGCTGGATATATTTCGAGAGCTTCTTATGTGCCATGAATGGGAAAACCAAGACAATGATGAGAACCTGGCAACGTATGATTAG
- the LOC103838749 gene encoding GDSL esterase/lipase At5g03610 produces the protein MNSIMKLLASLLLFIFSSLLFGDVVVAESLNQKDPFSGRNKLFVFGDSYVDTGNTKTTDKGAWAFPYGITYPGKPSGRFSDGHISTDFLAQLLRIKLPVTYAKKDDVDKTRLQYGMSFAYGGTGVFDTYVNYPNMTAQINYFEQLLGNVYSPPSDLSSSVALVSVAGNDYITLVRAYPNDPIGLYGAFKPFIRKVVNQTEVNLRRIHTLGVKKIAIPSLTPLWYIPALANYTSVAGIVQDLVEYHNALLQKSVAKLNKENNHSAFTIIDYYNTFLAIFNNTGGIPGIPTFQNISIPCLGDDGKVCDDRKSAFFWDGIHPTQEGWKSVYKVLRHNITAALMPKA, from the exons ATGAATTCCATAATGAAACTCTTGGCCTCGCTGTTactgtttattttttcttctcttctctttg GAGATGTCGTTGTAGCTGAGAGTTTAAATCAGAAAGATCCGTTTTCCGGTCGAAATAAATTGTTTGTGTTTGGAGATTCTTACGTCGATACTGGAAACACAAAGACTACTGATAAGGGGGCATGGGCATTCCCTTACGGTATCACTTATCCGGGTAAACCCTCTGGCAGGTTCTCAGACGGCCACATCTCCACCGATTTTCTAG CCCAATTGCTAAGGATAAAATTACCTGTGACCTACGCCAAGAAAGATGACGTGGATAAGACAAGGTTACAATACGGAATGAGTTTTGCTTATGGAGGAACAGGAGTGTTCGATACTTATGTTAATTATCCTAACATGACCGCTCAGATCAATTACTTCGAGCAACTCCTCGGCAATGTCTACTCTCCTCCGTCCGACCTTTCTTCGTCCGTCGCTCTCGTTAGCGTTGCTGGCAACGACTACATTACTCTCGTTCGCGCATATCCTAATGATCCTATCGGATTATAT GGGGCGTTCAAACCATTCATCAGGAAAGTTGTGAATCAAACCGAGGTGAATTTGAGGAGAATCCACACCTTGGGAGTGAAGAAGATAGCAATACCATCATTGACACCACTCTGGTACATCCCCGCGTTAGCAAACTACACCAGTGTCGCAGGCATTGTACAGGATCTGGTAGAATACCACAACGCTTTGTTGCAGAAATCAGTCGCCAAGCTTAATAAGGAGAACAATCATTCGGCTTTTACCATCATAGATTACTACAATACCTTCTTGGCTATCTTCAACAACACAGGAGGAATCCCAG GGATTCCGACGTTTCAAAACATTTCCATACCATGTCTCGGGGATGATGGTAAAGTATGTGATGATCGTAAGTCTGCTTTCTTCTGGGACGGAATTCACCCTACCCAAGAAGGATGGAAATCGGTTTACAAGGTTTTAAGACACAACATCACCGCAGCTTTGATGCCTAAAGCGTAA